One Streptomyces sp. NBC_00102 DNA segment encodes these proteins:
- a CDS encoding TIGR03089 family protein, which translates to MNASDRTPADLLRSALLADPARPLVTFYDDATGERVELSVATFANWVAKTANLLQGDLAAEPGDRLALLLPAHWQTAVWLLACSSVGVVAEVGGDPAAADLVVTGPDTLERARACRGERVALALRPLGGRFPVAPEGFADYAVEVPGQGDRFAPFQPVDPDAPALVVDGTELTGAQLVAGAREEAAGLGLAPGSRLLSGRSYDSWAGLAAGLWAPLASGGSVVLCRHLGQLDEDGLAKRVESERVTHRAV; encoded by the coding sequence ATGAACGCCAGCGACCGCACCCCCGCCGACCTGCTGCGATCCGCGCTCCTCGCGGACCCCGCCCGCCCCCTGGTCACTTTCTACGACGACGCCACCGGCGAGCGCGTCGAACTTTCGGTCGCCACCTTCGCCAATTGGGTGGCCAAGACCGCCAATCTGCTCCAGGGCGACCTGGCCGCCGAACCCGGCGACCGGCTCGCCCTGCTGCTCCCCGCGCACTGGCAGACGGCCGTCTGGCTGCTCGCCTGCTCCTCGGTCGGCGTGGTCGCCGAGGTGGGCGGCGACCCGGCGGCGGCCGACCTGGTGGTGACCGGCCCGGACACGCTGGAGCGCGCCCGCGCCTGCCGGGGCGAGCGCGTGGCCCTGGCGCTGCGCCCGCTGGGCGGCCGCTTCCCCGTCGCACCCGAGGGCTTCGCCGACTACGCGGTCGAGGTGCCGGGCCAGGGCGACCGGTTCGCCCCCTTCCAGCCGGTGGACCCGGACGCCCCCGCGCTCGTCGTGGACGGGACGGAGCTGACGGGTGCGCAGCTCGTCGCCGGGGCCCGCGAGGAAGCCGCCGGGCTGGGGCTCGCGCCCGGTTCCCGGCTGTTGTCGGGACGTTCGTACGACAGCTGGGCGGGGCTCGCCGCCGGGCTCTGGGCGCCGCTGGCGTCGGGCGGCTCGGTGGTGCTCTGCCGCCACCTCGGGCAGTTGGACGAGGACGGGCTGGCGAAGCGGGTGGAGAGCGAGCGGGTCACCCACCGCGCGGTCTGA
- a CDS encoding LCP family protein, whose translation MDADVTDSAGTPADPGPDPDPDPGHRGDGGAGPQDDGSPDGGREGGGPENGGPENGGGRGSGGGPGTWAERTGAGRPDGRKRHWLRWTALGAALVVLVAAGVGWWLYQRLNGNIRTDTAAEAELRAYERERPTALVTDAQNILLIGSDSRAGDNRKYGRDDGGQQRSDTVILLHLAADRKSATAVSVPRDLMVEIPGCHGSGGKATGARTAQFNWAFEIGGTACTVRTVELMTKIRVDHHVVVDFSGFKDMVDAVDGVGICLREPIDDPAAHLKLSAGQHTLDGEQALGYVRARKSLGDGSDTARMDRQQQFLAALVNKVRSNGVLLNPARLYPVLDAATKSLTTDEGLDSLRDLYGLVRGMRNVPTDKVQFLTVPRRPYRQNANRDELVQPDADRLFRQLREDAPVTVVPAKNSGSGPAPEKRTDAVRATPNPTYSGTNAADDLCKE comes from the coding sequence ATGGACGCAGACGTGACCGACAGCGCTGGCACGCCGGCCGACCCCGGCCCAGACCCCGACCCCGACCCCGGTCACCGGGGCGACGGCGGGGCCGGCCCGCAGGACGACGGATCACCGGACGGCGGCCGGGAGGGCGGCGGGCCGGAGAACGGCGGCCCGGAGAACGGCGGCGGCCGAGGGAGCGGCGGCGGGCCGGGGACCTGGGCGGAACGCACCGGGGCGGGGCGGCCGGACGGGCGCAAGCGTCACTGGCTGCGCTGGACCGCGCTGGGCGCGGCACTCGTCGTCCTGGTCGCGGCGGGCGTGGGCTGGTGGCTGTACCAGAGGCTGAACGGCAACATCCGGACGGACACCGCGGCGGAGGCCGAACTGCGGGCGTACGAGCGGGAGCGCCCCACCGCCCTCGTGACGGACGCCCAGAACATCCTGCTCATCGGCTCCGACAGCCGGGCCGGGGACAACCGGAAGTACGGCCGGGACGACGGTGGGCAGCAGCGCTCGGACACGGTGATCCTGCTGCATCTCGCGGCGGACCGGAAGAGCGCCACCGCCGTCTCGGTGCCACGGGACCTGATGGTGGAGATCCCCGGTTGCCACGGCTCCGGCGGCAAGGCGACCGGCGCGCGGACCGCCCAGTTCAACTGGGCGTTCGAGATCGGCGGCACGGCCTGCACGGTCCGGACGGTGGAGCTGATGACGAAGATCCGCGTCGATCACCACGTGGTGGTGGACTTCAGCGGCTTCAAGGACATGGTCGACGCGGTGGACGGGGTGGGGATCTGCCTCAGGGAACCCATCGACGACCCCGCCGCGCATCTGAAGCTCTCCGCCGGGCAGCACACGCTCGACGGCGAGCAGGCGCTCGGATACGTACGCGCGCGCAAGTCGCTCGGCGACGGCAGCGACACGGCGCGGATGGACAGGCAGCAGCAGTTCCTCGCCGCCCTGGTGAACAAGGTCCGGAGCAATGGCGTCCTGCTCAATCCGGCCCGGCTCTACCCCGTACTCGACGCGGCCACGAAGTCGCTGACGACGGACGAGGGCCTGGACTCGCTGCGCGACCTCTACGGGCTGGTCCGGGGAATGCGGAACGTGCCTACGGACAAGGTGCAGTTCCTGACCGTCCCGCGCCGCCCGTACCGCCAGAACGCGAACCGGGATGAATTGGTGCAACCGGACGCCGACCGGCTTTTCCGGCAACTGCGCGAGGACGCCCCGGTGACCGTCGTACCGGCCAAGAATTCGGGCAGCGGGCCGGCCCCGGAGAAAAGGACCGACGCGGTCCGGGCGACCCCCAACCCCACTTACTCGGGCACGAATGCTGCGGATGACCTGTGTAAGGAGTAA
- a CDS encoding LCP family protein translates to MDAQSRGRADDIDPADQWVLNPQTGNYELRLNNSEEHSPRVDDSPRIPRGRNESAAGEPRQGGRRRAPSAESGEDTAPARDDRVPAQRGRRAGGNRRAAEAEVPAGRRKRKAKKSGKRRFLLWTSGVTAFLVVAGAGGAYALYRHFNGNIGTVDVGSAGNKNVTSPGPMNILIIGTDKRTGKGNEGYGDAGSVGHADTNILFHVSADRTNATALSIPRDLVMDIPDCETKQDDGTTKVIPGTSNVRFNVSLGQDGRDPGCTMRTVKELTGLSVDHFMMVDFNAVKELSTAVGGVTVCMAKPIDDPKSHLKLPKGESKVEGESALALLRTRHSFGNESDLDRIKVQQQFLGSMIRQMKSDDTLTSPTKLFKLANAATKALTVDSGIGSVAKLTTLAKELSKVDAKNITFTTVPVIDNPDEPTPVTVVVHPTKAEQLFETMRQDVSLTEVAAQKKAADAKKKSAQDQLLEGTRAKAADVRVDVYNGGKISGAAGATVSWLQLEKGVLKSTNKANAPAKIDKTTLEYAPNQADQARALADMMGLSASALKQGTTDAEGLEAMTLTLGADFKGAGVAVDAPAAAPTDIQRASADKAVCSE, encoded by the coding sequence GTGGATGCGCAAAGCCGTGGACGGGCGGACGATATCGACCCTGCGGACCAGTGGGTGCTGAACCCGCAGACCGGTAATTACGAACTGCGACTGAACAACTCCGAAGAGCATTCTCCGCGCGTGGACGACAGCCCTCGCATTCCGCGCGGCAGAAACGAATCGGCCGCCGGAGAACCCCGCCAGGGCGGCCGCCGCCGGGCCCCCTCGGCCGAATCGGGTGAGGACACCGCCCCGGCCCGGGACGACAGGGTGCCGGCTCAGCGCGGCCGCCGGGCCGGCGGGAACAGGCGGGCCGCGGAGGCGGAGGTCCCGGCGGGCCGCCGCAAGCGCAAGGCGAAGAAGAGCGGCAAGCGCAGGTTCCTGCTGTGGACGAGCGGCGTGACGGCGTTCCTGGTCGTCGCGGGTGCGGGCGGCGCGTACGCCCTCTACCGGCACTTCAACGGCAACATAGGCACCGTCGACGTGGGCAGCGCGGGCAACAAGAACGTCACCAGCCCGGGCCCGATGAACATCCTGATCATCGGCACCGACAAGCGCACCGGCAAGGGCAACGAGGGCTACGGCGACGCCGGCAGCGTCGGCCACGCCGACACCAACATCCTCTTCCACGTCTCGGCGGACCGGACCAACGCGACCGCGCTCAGCATCCCGCGCGACCTGGTCATGGACATCCCCGACTGCGAGACGAAGCAGGACGACGGCACCACCAAGGTCATACCCGGGACCTCGAACGTACGCTTCAACGTCAGCCTGGGTCAGGACGGCCGCGACCCCGGCTGCACCATGCGCACGGTGAAGGAACTGACCGGCCTGTCGGTCGACCACTTCATGATGGTGGACTTCAACGCGGTCAAGGAGCTCTCCACGGCGGTCGGCGGGGTGACCGTCTGCATGGCCAAGCCGATCGACGACCCCAAGTCCCACCTCAAACTGCCGAAGGGCGAGTCGAAGGTGGAGGGCGAGAGCGCACTGGCCCTGCTGCGGACCCGGCACAGCTTCGGCAACGAGAGCGACCTGGACCGGATCAAGGTCCAGCAGCAGTTCCTCGGCTCGATGATCCGGCAGATGAAGTCGGACGACACTCTGACGAGCCCGACGAAGCTCTTCAAGCTCGCCAACGCGGCCACCAAGGCGCTGACGGTCGACTCGGGCATCGGTTCGGTGGCGAAGCTGACCACCCTCGCCAAGGAACTCTCCAAGGTCGACGCCAAGAACATCACCTTCACCACGGTCCCGGTCATCGACAACCCGGACGAGCCCACCCCGGTCACCGTCGTCGTCCATCCGACCAAGGCCGAGCAGCTCTTCGAGACGATGCGCCAGGACGTCTCCCTCACCGAGGTGGCGGCGCAGAAGAAGGCCGCCGACGCGAAGAAGAAGAGCGCGCAGGACCAGCTGCTGGAGGGGACGCGGGCGAAGGCCGCCGACGTACGGGTGGACGTGTACAACGGCGGGAAGATCAGCGGGGCGGCCGGAGCCACCGTCAGCTGGCTGCAGCTCGAAAAGGGCGTACTGAAGTCCACCAACAAGGCCAACGCACCGGCCAAGATCGACAAGACCACGCTCGAGTACGCGCCCAACCAGGCCGACCAGGCCCGGGCGCTCGCCGACATGATGGGGCTGTCCGCGTCGGCCCTGAAGCAGGGCACCACGGATGCCGAGGGGCTGGAAGCGATGACGCTGACGCTCGGCGCCGACTTCAAGGGGGCCGGGGTCGCCGTCGACGCGCCCGCCGCGGCACCCACCGACATTCAGAGGGCCAGCGCCGACAAGGCGGTGTGCAGCGAGTGA
- a CDS encoding LCP family protein, protein MGRNSSTPGEGTRPRVREAEQLGWDDSLYSDGESDGEAEESGGAGGEPDGGTPEGGKPEPGGSDGSVPAPRRSTEGDGGAGSPSTRPPKKGKRRVLRWVASVLALLILGTGATGYLYYQHLNHNIKKEKLTLGDKKMVEHKANAAGQTPLNILIIGSDARDTEANQKLGGAKETFNGLPLADVQMLLHVSADRSNISVVSMPRDTLLKIPKCTDPKTHEVYEATTDTMTNESLGRGGPGCTVATWYELTGITIDHFMMIDFSGVVSMADAVGGVPVCVDANVYSHTSKGAGSGLRLKKGTTSIKGEQALQWLRTRYGFEDNTDLGREEAQHQYLNSMVRELRQGTKLTDPGKLMDLAEAATSAITLDTGLDAKGLYDLAGELKRVPTKRITMTTMPNVYATGANAGRVLPKPGDAEQLFRMVRDDVALDGKASKPSPTASPTPTDPSAPVGEIAVTVRNATATDTQGPASGRAGDVRDQLKDAGFALAGLDSSDIAPSARTSVLYPSAELEGDAQAVAKALGIPVSLVKKSTDVSGISLAVGADWRDGGSYPAAQDDKTPDSAQALGGDEEACMHVNPDFTW, encoded by the coding sequence TTGGGACGGAACAGCAGCACACCTGGGGAGGGGACGCGGCCACGCGTCCGAGAGGCGGAGCAGCTCGGCTGGGACGACAGTCTCTACAGCGACGGGGAAAGCGACGGGGAAGCGGAGGAGAGCGGGGGCGCCGGTGGCGAACCGGACGGCGGAACGCCCGAGGGGGGTAAGCCGGAGCCCGGGGGCAGCGACGGTTCCGTCCCGGCCCCCCGGCGTTCCACCGAGGGCGACGGCGGTGCGGGCAGCCCCTCGACGCGCCCGCCGAAGAAGGGCAAGCGGCGCGTCCTGCGCTGGGTCGCCTCGGTGCTCGCGCTGCTCATACTCGGCACCGGCGCGACCGGTTACCTCTACTACCAGCACCTGAACCACAACATCAAGAAGGAGAAACTGACCCTCGGCGACAAGAAGATGGTCGAGCACAAGGCCAACGCCGCCGGTCAGACTCCGCTGAACATCCTGATCATCGGCTCCGACGCGCGTGACACCGAGGCCAACCAGAAGCTGGGCGGCGCGAAGGAGACCTTCAACGGCCTGCCCCTCGCCGACGTGCAGATGCTCCTGCACGTCTCGGCGGACCGGAGCAACATCTCGGTGGTCAGCATGCCGCGCGACACCTTGCTGAAGATCCCCAAGTGCACCGACCCGAAGACCCACGAGGTCTACGAGGCCACCACCGACACGATGACCAACGAGAGTCTGGGCCGCGGCGGGCCGGGCTGCACGGTGGCCACCTGGTACGAGCTCACCGGCATCACGATCGACCACTTCATGATGATCGACTTCTCCGGTGTGGTGTCGATGGCCGACGCCGTGGGCGGCGTGCCCGTCTGCGTCGACGCCAACGTCTACTCCCACACCAGCAAGGGAGCCGGCTCCGGCCTCCGCCTGAAGAAGGGCACCACCTCGATCAAGGGCGAGCAGGCCCTCCAGTGGCTGCGTACCCGGTACGGCTTCGAGGACAACACCGACCTGGGCCGGGAAGAGGCTCAGCACCAGTACCTGAACTCGATGGTCCGTGAGCTCCGCCAGGGCACCAAGCTCACCGACCCCGGAAAGCTGATGGACCTCGCCGAGGCGGCGACCAGCGCGATCACACTCGACACGGGACTCGACGCCAAGGGCCTGTACGACCTGGCCGGGGAGCTCAAGCGGGTCCCGACCAAGCGGATCACGATGACCACCATGCCGAACGTCTATGCGACGGGGGCGAACGCGGGGCGGGTGCTCCCGAAGCCGGGCGACGCCGAGCAGCTGTTCCGGATGGTGCGGGACGACGTCGCGCTGGACGGCAAGGCGTCCAAGCCCTCGCCGACCGCCTCGCCCACGCCCACCGACCCGTCGGCACCGGTCGGCGAGATCGCCGTGACCGTACGGAACGCCACCGCCACGGACACGCAGGGTCCGGCCTCCGGCCGCGCCGGCGACGTGCGGGACCAGCTCAAGGACGCGGGCTTCGCCCTGGCCGGCCTCGACTCCTCGGACATCGCCCCGTCGGCGCGGACCAGCGTCCTGTACCCGAGCGCGGAGCTGGAGGGCGATGCCCAGGCGGTCGCCAAGGCGCTCGGCATCCCGGTCTCGCTGGTGAAGAAGTCCACCGACGTCTCCGGGATCTCCCTGGCGGTCGGCGCCGACTGGCGCGACGGGGGCAGCTACCCCGCGGCCCAGGACGACAAGACCCCGGACTCGGCGCAGGCCCTGGGCGGCGACGAAGAGGCCTGCATGCACGTGAACCCGGACTTCACCTGGTAG
- a CDS encoding glycosyltransferase family 2 protein: MSAAQYPAVSVIMPVLDEERHLRNSVRHILEQEYPGEMEVVIALGPSKDRTDEIAAELVREDSRVHTVPNPTGRTPAALNAAIAASRHPIVVRVDGHGMLSPDYIATAVRLLEETGAQNVGGIMHAEGENAWEDAVAAAMTSRIGVGNAAFHTGGQAAPAETVYLGVFRREALEKAGGYNVEFIRAQDWELNFRIREAGGLIWFSPELKVQYRPRPSVRALAKQYKDYGRWRHVVARYHAGSINLRYLAPPTAVCAIAAGIVVGAAVTPWAFLVPAAYAAAITAGSLPAGKGLSLKARAQIPVALATMHMSWGYGFLTSPRSLAKRVIAARRPSLSEQTV, from the coding sequence ATGTCTGCCGCGCAGTACCCCGCCGTCTCAGTGATCATGCCGGTGCTCGACGAGGAGCGGCACCTGAGGAACTCGGTCCGGCACATCCTGGAACAGGAGTACCCGGGTGAGATGGAGGTGGTGATCGCGCTCGGCCCGTCCAAGGACCGCACCGACGAGATCGCCGCCGAACTGGTGCGCGAGGATTCCCGCGTCCACACCGTCCCCAACCCCACGGGCCGTACCCCCGCCGCCCTCAACGCCGCCATCGCGGCCTCCCGCCACCCGATCGTGGTGCGGGTCGACGGGCACGGCATGCTCTCCCCGGACTACATCGCCACCGCCGTGCGCCTCCTGGAGGAGACCGGCGCGCAGAACGTCGGCGGCATCATGCACGCCGAGGGCGAGAACGCCTGGGAGGACGCCGTCGCCGCCGCGATGACCTCGCGGATCGGCGTCGGCAACGCCGCGTTCCACACCGGCGGCCAGGCGGCCCCCGCCGAGACCGTGTACCTCGGCGTCTTCCGCCGCGAGGCGCTGGAGAAGGCCGGCGGGTACAACGTCGAGTTCATCCGAGCCCAGGACTGGGAGCTGAACTTCCGCATCCGCGAGGCCGGAGGGCTCATCTGGTTCTCGCCCGAGCTGAAGGTCCAGTACCGCCCCCGCCCCTCCGTGCGCGCGCTCGCCAAGCAGTACAAGGACTACGGCCGCTGGCGGCACGTCGTCGCCCGCTACCACGCCGGCTCGATCAACCTGCGCTACCTCGCCCCGCCGACCGCGGTCTGCGCCATCGCGGCGGGCATCGTCGTCGGCGCGGCGGTCACCCCCTGGGCCTTCCTCGTCCCCGCCGCCTACGCGGCCGCCATCACCGCCGGTTCGCTGCCCGCGGGCAAGGGGCTGTCGCTCAAGGCCCGGGCGCAGATCCCGGTCGCCCTCGCCACGATGCACATGTCGTGGGGGTACGGCTTCCTCACCAGCCCGCGCTCGCTGGCCAAGCGGGTCATCGCCGCCCGCCGCCCGTCGCTGAGCGAGCAGACCGTCTGA